A portion of the Sulfuriferula sp. AH1 genome contains these proteins:
- the motA gene encoding flagellar motor stator protein MotA, with product MLVIVGYVVVLGAVFGGFALAGGHLAALLQPLELLMIGGGAAGAFFVGNNGKSVKATLKALPSIFKGSHYTKALYMDLLALLYEILSKVRKEGLMSIEGDIETPESSPLFSKYPTILKDHHVMEFMTDYLRLMVSGNMDAFQIENLMDNELDTHHHEGSVPAHCIAKLGDGLPAFGIVAAVMGVVHTMESVGLPPAELGMLIAHALVGTFLGILLAYGFVGPLASLLEQKLDESSKMLQCTKITLLASLNGYAPALAVEFGRKVLYSTERPSFLELEDHVKQAKSKS from the coding sequence GTGTTAGTAATTGTTGGCTATGTAGTCGTATTGGGCGCCGTTTTCGGGGGCTTTGCTTTGGCGGGCGGTCATTTGGCGGCTTTGCTTCAGCCGCTGGAATTGCTGATGATAGGCGGCGGTGCGGCGGGTGCTTTTTTTGTAGGTAATAATGGCAAATCGGTTAAGGCGACTTTGAAAGCGTTGCCTTCGATATTCAAGGGTTCCCATTACACCAAAGCGCTGTATATGGATTTGCTCGCATTGTTGTACGAGATTTTGAGCAAAGTGCGCAAAGAAGGTCTGATGTCGATCGAAGGCGATATCGAGACGCCTGAATCGAGTCCGCTTTTTAGTAAATATCCGACGATTCTGAAAGATCATCATGTCATGGAATTTATGACCGATTACCTGCGATTGATGGTGTCGGGCAATATGGATGCGTTTCAGATCGAAAACCTGATGGATAATGAACTGGACACCCATCATCATGAAGGGTCTGTGCCCGCGCACTGTATTGCCAAATTGGGCGATGGCCTGCCGGCTTTCGGTATTGTCGCCGCTGTCATGGGGGTGGTGCATACGATGGAATCGGTTGGCCTGCCACCCGCCGAACTGGGCATGCTGATTGCACATGCGCTGGTTGGCACCTTTCTGGGTATTCTGCTGGCATATGGATTTGTCGGACCCCTGGCCAGTTTGCTGGAACAGAAGCTGGATGAATCAAGCAAAATGCTGCAGTGCACCAAAATCACGTTGTTGGCGAGCCTGAATGGTTATGCGCCGGCATTGGCGGTTGAATTCGGGCGTAAAGTGCTTTATTCCACCGAGCGTCCCAGCTTCCTTGAGCTGGAAGACCATGTCAAGCAGGCCAAATCCAAATCGTAA